In Quercus robur chromosome 11, dhQueRobu3.1, whole genome shotgun sequence, the following proteins share a genomic window:
- the LOC126707158 gene encoding protein SOB FIVE-LIKE 5-like, giving the protein MNVLASECSSGCESGWTLYLEQSYLSPNNPRRDTGFVNGKTSFCDEYKDKRDKQTVEVEDDEEEEEDLSMVSDASSGPPHFPEDEGYFNGDNGCFYPTSRPSTLAKNVGKRQKSKAHRHREDQEMSAFLDDTASSPVINFSRNNLTNNQASMVSVLDFSQGFSATHFEGTSAFQDHFGFLQSSLSANQLQNNQWFEGKKFGMR; this is encoded by the exons ATGAATGTCTTGGCTTCAGAATGTAGCAGTGGGTGTGAATCTGGTTGGACTTTGTACTTAGAACAATCCTATCTTTCTCCAAATAATCCACGTAGAGACACTGGGTTTGTTAATGGGAAAACTAGTTTTTGTGATGaatataaagataaaagagaTAAACAGACTGTAGAAgtagaagatgatgaagaagaagaagaagacttgtCTATGGTTTCTGATGCATCTTCTGGGCCTCCACACTTCCCTGAAGATGAAGGTTACTTTAATGGTGATAATGGGTGTTTTTATCCTACATCTAGACCCTCCACATTGGCCAAGAACGTTGGGAAAAGGCAGAAAAGCAAAGCACACCGACACCGTGAAGATCAAGAAATGAGTGCTTTTCTTGATGACACTGCTAGCTCTCCTGTCATCAATTTCTCCAGG AACAATCTGACCAATAATCAAGCTTCAATGGTTAGTGTCTTGGATTTTTCACAAGGTTTCTCAGCAACTCATTTCGAG GGGACATCAGCATTCCAAGACCACTTTGGTTTCTTACAGTCTTCCCTATCTGCAAACCAACTTCAGAACAACCA